One Microcebus murinus isolate Inina chromosome 9, M.murinus_Inina_mat1.0, whole genome shotgun sequence DNA window includes the following coding sequences:
- the RAB19 gene encoding ras-related protein Rab-19 isoform X1 produces MQFSSSSRAEDENFDYLFKIILIGDSNVGKTCVVQHFKSGVYTETQQNTIGVDFTVRSLEIDGKKVKMQVWDTAGQERFRTITQSYYRSAHAAIIAYDLTRRSTFESVPHWIHEIEKYGAANLVVMLIGNKSDLWEKRHVLFEDACTLAEKYGLLAVLETSAKESKNIDEVFVLMARELIARNSLHLFGESTLSSLPLDSSPILMAPGPSEKTHCTC; encoded by the exons ATGCAGTTCTCCAGCTCATCCAGGGCAGAAGATGAGAACTTTGACTATTTGTTCAAGATTATCCTCATTGGGGATTCCAATGTAGGGAAGACGTGTGTGGTGCAGCATTTCAAGTCTGGGGTCTACACTGAGACACAGCAGAACACAATTGGGGTGGACTTCACTGTGCGCTCCCTTGAGATCGATGGCAAGAAAGTGAAG ATGCAGGTGTGGGACACAGCTGGCCAGGAGCGCTTCCGCACCATCACCCAAAGCTACTACCGCAGCGCCCACGCGGCCATCATCGCCTACGACCTCACCCGGCGGTCCACCTTCGAGTCCGTCCCTCACTGGATTCACGAGATAGAGAAATATGGAGCAGCTAACTTGGTCGTTATGCTAATCG GAAACAAATCTGACCTCTGGGAAAAGCGGCACGTCctgtttgaggatgcctgcacgCTGGCTGAGAAGTATGGCCTCCTGGCTGTGTTGGAGACATCAGCCAAGGAGTCCAAGAACATAGACGAAGTCTTCGTGCTCATGGCCAGGGAGCTGATCGCCCGCAACAGCCTGCACCTGTTCGGGGAGAGCACCCTGAGCAGCCTTCCCCTGGACTCCAGCCCCATTCTGATGGCCCCGGGGCCGAGTGAGAAGACCCACTGCACCTGCTGA
- the RAB19 gene encoding ras-related protein Rab-19 isoform X2, protein MFSQLTTFSPAKQGTPGEKFRVKDAQEKMQVWDTAGQERFRTITQSYYRSAHAAIIAYDLTRRSTFESVPHWIHEIEKYGAANLVVMLIGNKSDLWEKRHVLFEDACTLAEKYGLLAVLETSAKESKNIDEVFVLMARELIARNSLHLFGESTLSSLPLDSSPILMAPGPSEKTHCTC, encoded by the exons ATGTTCTCTCAACTAACCACCTTCAGCCCAGCCAAACAAGGGACACCAGGAGAAAAATTTAGAGTGAAGGATGCACAAGAAAAG ATGCAGGTGTGGGACACAGCTGGCCAGGAGCGCTTCCGCACCATCACCCAAAGCTACTACCGCAGCGCCCACGCGGCCATCATCGCCTACGACCTCACCCGGCGGTCCACCTTCGAGTCCGTCCCTCACTGGATTCACGAGATAGAGAAATATGGAGCAGCTAACTTGGTCGTTATGCTAATCG GAAACAAATCTGACCTCTGGGAAAAGCGGCACGTCctgtttgaggatgcctgcacgCTGGCTGAGAAGTATGGCCTCCTGGCTGTGTTGGAGACATCAGCCAAGGAGTCCAAGAACATAGACGAAGTCTTCGTGCTCATGGCCAGGGAGCTGATCGCCCGCAACAGCCTGCACCTGTTCGGGGAGAGCACCCTGAGCAGCCTTCCCCTGGACTCCAGCCCCATTCTGATGGCCCCGGGGCCGAGTGAGAAGACCCACTGCACCTGCTGA